TCCTCCTCGTGGCCAGGGAGTTCGACCAGAAATACTCCTCCTCCCTCCGCGATTTCACGGGGTTTCTCCGGCAGCAGATCCGGGTTGCCGCAGAAGAGGGGGAGATACCCTACTTCGAGGAGGGCGAGGATGCCGTTCGGATCATGAGCGTCCACTCCGCAAAGGGGCTCGAGTTTCCCGTGGTCATCTACTACCTCACGGGGGAGTTCTCCGGCACGGTCGGGGGGCCGATCCTCTACGACAGGGTCGGAGAGCGGTTCGGCTTCACCCGTCACAACTTCTCGACCCCTTCCTGCTACCACATGGTGGAGGACCGTATCGAGGAGGGGGGGGGGACGCGGACGGAGCGGATCCCCTTTCTCGCCCTCGAGGGCCGCAGGTCCGCATCGGAAGCCCTCCGCCTCTCGTACGTGGCCATGACGAGGGCGAGGGACCTTCTCCTCGTCGTCTCCCACCCCCCCGCTTCGGGGAAGATGAAGAAAAACGTCATCGCCGAAAAGCTCGACGCCTACCTCGCCCCGTACCCCCCGGCTCCATCCTCCTGCCCCTTCACCGCCACCCGGGGGGAAACCAGGAGCATCGAGGAGGGGGCGAGCGTCTTCTCGTGCCATATCGGCACGGGAAGGGGAAGGGACGGGGCCGCTGCAACGAGGCCAGGAAAGAGGGATGTGCCCGAGATTTTCGAGACGAAAGAAGCGGTGGATGCACCGATCCTGTCGAAAAGAGCCGAGGCGGTCGTCCGTGAGGAGGAGGGGTTCGGGTTTGGCAATGCGGTCCACAGGATACTGGAGGTGGCGCCGCCCTTTTACCCGGGCCTCTTCGAGGACGCCATCCGCCTCTCCCGCCTCTTCTTCAAAAAAGACGCGGAGAGGGAGCGGTTCCTCGGCATCGTGGAAAAGATCAAAGAGAGCCCTCTTGTCGCACGGTTCGCCGGCTGGGAGTCCATCGGAACCGAGGTCCCGATCGTTGCGCCGAAGGGTAGGGGAATCGTGCGGGAAGCGGCAGACCTGGTGCTGGCTCGTGAGGGCCGGCTCCTGGTCATCGACTATAAAACGGGTGGCAGGAGCCCGCAGAAGGACGCGCAGGCGATAGATCAGCTGGCGGGCTACGTTACCGCAATTGCCGAATCAACGGGAATGGCGGTTTCGGGAATCACCTGGTACCTCGAGGAAGACGCGTGGATCGAAGTTCCCCCACCGGACAGCAGTGGCGGTAGCGTAAAATAACCCGCGCTTTCGTTTTCGGGTGAGAATAAGGATGCCCCACCGGGGCAATCGGTGATCATCACTCCGGGTCTTCGTACTTCCTGATCGCCTCCGAACCTTCCCTGATCTTTTCGAGGACAAAAGACTTGAGCTTCTCCCTGAACTCCTCGGGGATCTCATCGATGCGCGCTTCCCGCGCCACGATCCTGGTCGTGTCGTAGGTCCTGAGAAAATGCAGGCACTCGTCGCACAGATCGATGTGACCCTCCAGCTCCCCGGACAGCACGGGGTCCATGCTTCCGTCCAGGTAGTCTGCGAGAAGGCTTATCAGTTCACGGCAGTTCATAGGCTCACAATTCTCCCGCCTTCAAGTATTGGTCCAGGCGCTCCCTCAGAAAGAGCCGTGCCCTGTGCAGGCGAGATTTCACGGCAGGTATGCTCAAACCGAGAATGTTCGCCGTCTCTTCGTTCGAGAGGCCTTCCACATCGCTCAGCACGAGAACCACCCGGTACTTATCGGAGAGCTCGGCAATGAACTTCCTGAGCACCTCCCCGAGCTCCCTGTTCAAAACGCGGCGCTCAACCTCCCGGGACCAGTCCCCGATCTCGCTCGCATGTCGTCCTTCCTCGGTAAACACGGGCATGAAATCCTCTATCGAAACGGCATCGGTCCTCTTCCGGTTCCTCAGGCGCATCAGGCAGGCGTTCACGCAGATGCGGTAGACCCACGAAAAGAAGGCCGAATCTCCCTTGAAAGAATCTATTTTCTGGTACACGGTCATGAACACGTCCTGGGTGATTTCCTCCGCGTCTCCCTCGTTGCGCAGTATGGATATGGCGAGGTTGTATATCCTCCCCTGGTACTTGTCGATCAGGTCCATGACGGCCTGCTCGTCCCGGCTCTTGAGGCCCTCTATGATCCGGTCGTCTTCCTGCAAGACCCGTTCTTTCATCAACTACCTCATTTGATTAACAACAAGACTCTGCAGATTCTCATTATCCCACATTTCTACTCTACCGTTACGCTCTTCGCAAGGTTCCGTGGCTGGTCAACGTCGGTACCCTTGATGACGGCCATGTGATAGGCAAGCAGCTGAAGGGGGACGACGTTTACGATGGGGAGGTGGAATTTCCGGCAGGGAGGTATGAGAATCACATCCTCGACCCTCTTCTCTATTTCCTCGTTCCCCTCCGTGGCAACGGCAATGACACGCCCACCCCTCGCCAGAACCTCCTCCACGTTCGCCATGACCTTCTCGTAGGTGGGATCGGTAGGCGCGAGAACGACGACGGGCATGTTCTCATCGATGAGCGCTATCGGGCCGTGTTTCATTTCCCC
The genomic region above belongs to Deltaproteobacteria bacterium and contains:
- a CDS encoding sigma-70 family RNA polymerase sigma factor, whose product is MKERVLQEDDRIIEGLKSRDEQAVMDLIDKYQGRIYNLAISILRNEGDAEEITQDVFMTVYQKIDSFKGDSAFFSWVYRICVNACLMRLRNRKRTDAVSIEDFMPVFTEEGRHASEIGDWSREVERRVLNRELGEVLRKFIAELSDKYRVVLVLSDVEGLSNEETANILGLSIPAVKSRLHRARLFLRERLDQYLKAGEL